From the Malaclemys terrapin pileata isolate rMalTer1 chromosome 13, rMalTer1.hap1, whole genome shotgun sequence genome, one window contains:
- the LOC128847636 gene encoding zinc finger protein 135-like, translating to MEKWLFLDPRQRALYRDVMQESYETLMSLKYPIPKPDVISRLEQGEEPWVSPDLQGSGGRDLPRGASPGTASETEREAPRPGGPETASSESSRGKVARNPKGGKAGRSGGQQGKPPGKRRGREAPCNGGFKKVRDGAAPRRGRSGESPEARLSVDGSRQRPAGEEPSLCPECGESFTESSALLTHQRSHTGQGSYPCPECGESFIESSALLTHQQSHAGQGQEPGPRRRPQAPGGKRYRCSECGERFRVSSHLATHLRLHTGIKPFQCADCGKGFDWGSHYARHRRLHTGERPFQCADCGKCFGRSSHLYRHQRAHAGGKPLECPDCGKAFNSSAFFHKHQRAHAAPRQPHRCPECGESFPRSAALARHRRSHRGDKPFRCGDCGKGFAWSSHLERHRRVHTGERPHTCGECGEAFSQSAHLVKHKRVHTGERPYGCPDCGKSFGDSSALAKHRGCHASGGRRRLAVKRPAAERPHRCGDCGKSFARSAALVRHRKSHTERQPSGGESSAQTSPLRENSSHPCPDCGKNFPRASQLDRHRRLLHTAGQPHRCPQSAALAKHRRGDRPFRCGDCGKAFTWSSHLERHRHVHTGERPHTCGECGEAFSQSAHLVKHRRVHAGQRKSFGDSSAPAKHRAGKEDASHRCGDCGKSFSCITDLDRHQPSHAAEKPYRCGDCGKSFSQAPALARHRRLHAAGGKPFRCADCGKGFAWSSHWERHRRVHTGEKPFQCADCGKCFGRSSHLYRHQRNHPGEKPSSQGAE from the exons ATGGAGAAGTGGCTCTTCCTAGATCCTCGGCAGAGGGCCCTGTACAGAGATGTCATGCAGGAGAGCTACGAGACCCTGATGTCCCTCA AATATCCCATCCCTAAACCGGATGTGATCTCCCGGCTGGAGcaaggggaagagccgtgggtctCCCCGGatctccagggctctgggggaagggacctCCCAAGAGGCGCCAGCCCAG GGACCGCGAGCGAGACCGAGAGGGAGGCTCCGCGGCCAGGAGGCCCCGAGACGGCATCATCGGAAAGCAGCCGGGGGAAGGTGGCCCGCAATCCCAAAGGGGGCAAAGCTGGCAGGTCCGGAGGCCAGCAGGGAAAGCCGCcggggaagagacggggcagaGAAGCTCCGTGCAACGGAGGCTTCAAGAAAGTCCGGGATGGGGCAGCCCCGCGGAGAGGCCGATCGGGGGAGAGCCCCGAAGCCAGGCTCAGCGTGGACGGTAGCAGGCAACGTCCTGCGGGAGAGGAGCCCTCCCTGTGCCCAGAGTGTGGGGAGAGCTTTACGGAGAGCTCCGCCCTCCTTACCCACCAGAGATCCCACACGGGGCAGGGCTCCTACCCGTGCCCGGAGTGTggggagagcttcatcgagagcTCCGCCCTCCTTACGCACCAGCAGTCCCacgcggggcaggggcaggagcccgGCCCGCGACGCCGGCCCCAGGCCCCCGGCGGGAAGCGTTACCGCTGCTCGGAGTGCGGGGAGCGCTTCCGGGTGAGCTCCCACCTGGCCACCCACCTGCGCCTCCACACTGGGATCAAGCCCTTCCAATGCGCCGACTGTGGGAAGGGCTTCGACTGGGGCTCGCACTACGCTCGGCACCGGCGGCTGCACACCGGCGAGCGGCCCTTCCAGTGCGCCGACTGTGGTAAATGTTTCGGGCGCAGCTCCCACCTCTACCGGCACCAGCGGGCCCACGCCGGCGGGAAGCCCCTGGAGTGCCCGGACTGCGGCAAGGCCTTCAACAGCAGCGCCTTCTTCCACAAGCACCAGCGGGCCCACGccgccccccgccagccccaccgCTGCCCCGAGTGTGGGGAGAGCTTCCCCCGCAGCGCTGctctggcccggcaccgccggaGCCACCGGGGCGACAAACCCTTCCGGTGCGGGGACTGCGGGAAAGGCTTTGCCTGGAGCTCCCACCTGGAGCGGCACCGGCGCGTCCACACCGGCGAGcggccccacacctgcggggAGTGCGGGGAGGCTTTCAGCCAAAGTGCCCACCTGGTGAAACACAAGCGGGTGCACACAGGCGAGAGGCCCTATGGGTGCCCGGACTGCGGGAAGAGCTTTGGGGACAGCTCGGCGCTGGCCAAACACCGGGGGTGCCATGCCAGCGGGGGGAGACGCCGCCTGGCTGTGAAACGCCCGGCGGCAGAGAGACCCCATCGGTGCGGCGACTGCGGGAAAAGTTTTGCTCGGAGCGCGGCGCTGGTGAGGCACCGGAAAAGCCACACGGAGAGGCAACCCAGTGGTGGGGAGAGCTCAGCCCAGACGAGCCCCCTGAGGGAGAActcctcccatccctgccccgACTGCGGGAAAAACTTCCCTCGAGCCTCCCAGCTGGACAGACACCGGCGCCTCCTCCACACGGCGGGTCAGCCCCACCGGTGCCCACAGAGCGCAGCGCTGGCCAAGCATCGCCGGGGCGACAGACCCTTCCGGTGCGGCGACTGCGGGAAAGCCTTCACCTGGAGCTCGCACCTGGAGCGGCACCGGCACGTGCACACCGGCGAGcggccccacacctgcggggAGTGCGGGGAGGCCTTCAGCCAGAGCGCCCACCTGGTGAAACACAGGCGGGTGCACGCAGGCCAGCGGAAGAGCTTTGGGGACAGCTCGGCGCCGGCCAAGCACCGGGCCGGCAAAGAGGACGCCTCCCACCGCTGCGGCGACTGCGGGAAAAGTTTCAGCTGCATCACAGACCTCGACCGGCACCAGCCTTCCCATGCGGCGGAGAAACCCTACCGGTgcggggactgtgggaaaagcttcagccaGGCACCGGCGCTGGCCAGGCACCGGCGGCTCCACGCCGCTGGGGGGAAACCCTTCCGCTGTGCTGACTGTGGGAAGGGCTTCGCCTGGAGCTCCCACTGGGAGCGGCACCGGCGCGTCCACACCGGTGAAAAGCCTTTCCAGTGCGCCGACTGTGGGAAATGCTTTGGCCGTAGCTCCCATCTCTACCGGCATCAGAGGAACCACCCCGGAGAGAAACCCTCCTCCCAAGGGGCTGAGTAA
- the LOC128848415 gene encoding uncharacterized protein LOC128848415 isoform X1, producing the protein MLRKSGCISAPPFPIWAACHKEERKSKAKQREKPTSSLLAARLQSRDPGAAAELGLPRPVTGAASLAENHRLSRQSNRRHFFVASCGGFPAAKELEALPPPHPLMQHEEALPEGSGTVARVCTKGLNALELLQLKNKAERLWHMTEGLAACFSQTMEMVQKRPVEPWTNIRLILQSDGKWLELRAGQIKQTMLVWYDPHTSTVRKHRMGASR; encoded by the exons ATGCTTAGAAAGTCTGGCTGCATCTCTGCCCCTCCCTTTCCCATTTGGGCGGCATGTCACAAGGAGGAAAGGAAATCGAAAGCTAAGCAGAGGGAAAAGCCAACCTCTTCTCTCCTTGCTGCTAGGCTGCAGAGCAGGGACCCAGGAGCAGCGGCGGAGCTG GGCCTGCCCCGGCCTGTCACAGGTGCTGCGTCACTGGCAGAAAACCACAGGCTAAGCAGACAGAGCAACAGACGCCATTTCTTCGTGGCTTCGTGCGGAGGTTTCCCGGCAGCGAAGGAGCTG GAGGCgctgcccccaccacacccacTCATGCAGCACGAGGAAGCTCTCCCAGAGGGGAGCGGCACAGTGGCCAGGGTGTGCACCAAGGGCCTGAACGCGCTGGAGCTGCTGCAACTGAAGAACAAGGCCGAGAGGCTATGGCACATGACAGAGGGGCTGGCCGCCTGCTTCAGCCAGACGATGGAAATGGTACAGAAGCGGCCTGTGGAGCCCTGGACCAACATCCGGCTCATCCTGCAGAGTGACGGGAAGTGGCTGGAGCTCCGCGCTGGCCAGATCAAGCAGACAATGCTGGTCTGGTATGACCCCCACACCAGCACTGTGCGGAAACACCGCATGGGAGCCTCGCGCTGA
- the LOC128848415 gene encoding uncharacterized protein LOC128848415 isoform X2: protein MLRKSGCISAPPFPIWAACHKEERKSKAKQREKPTSSLLAARLQSRDPGAAAELEALPPPHPLMQHEEALPEGSGTVARVCTKGLNALELLQLKNKAERLWHMTEGLAACFSQTMEMVQKRPVEPWTNIRLILQSDGKWLELRAGQIKQTMLVWYDPHTSTVRKHRMGASR from the exons ATGCTTAGAAAGTCTGGCTGCATCTCTGCCCCTCCCTTTCCCATTTGGGCGGCATGTCACAAGGAGGAAAGGAAATCGAAAGCTAAGCAGAGGGAAAAGCCAACCTCTTCTCTCCTTGCTGCTAGGCTGCAGAGCAGGGACCCAGGAGCAGCGGCGGAGCTG GAGGCgctgcccccaccacacccacTCATGCAGCACGAGGAAGCTCTCCCAGAGGGGAGCGGCACAGTGGCCAGGGTGTGCACCAAGGGCCTGAACGCGCTGGAGCTGCTGCAACTGAAGAACAAGGCCGAGAGGCTATGGCACATGACAGAGGGGCTGGCCGCCTGCTTCAGCCAGACGATGGAAATGGTACAGAAGCGGCCTGTGGAGCCCTGGACCAACATCCGGCTCATCCTGCAGAGTGACGGGAAGTGGCTGGAGCTCCGCGCTGGCCAGATCAAGCAGACAATGCTGGTCTGGTATGACCCCCACACCAGCACTGTGCGGAAACACCGCATGGGAGCCTCGCGCTGA